GATACTGTATACTAGAAAATGAGTTTGGCTTCAAGATCCAGattgatttgttttttgggggggttatccGCAACTTGCATGAAACATTGTCGACTGttcaatataaattttatgcTTTAAAACTATGTAATTCTTACAATTTGGCCAAAATTCTGATTATTGCGCACCTCCAATTCAGACTGATTTGCActggttttctttattttgtaggATTTTGAATGATAATCACAGAGGACATAATTCATATCAAATTgcatatattaatgaaatatgattAGAAATGAATGGAGTTTGCTACATTTATTTCTTGTTTNNNNNNNNNNNNNNNNNNNNTGTCACTGCTTTTATAAGCAAGTAGGGGCTGAGGAAATTATCCCTAAGAATACAGGAAACATTGTAATCGAAACTATCAGGATTATGAAGAAGAGTCCACTTTTGGTGAATCCTAATGTTCTCTGCAATGAGGTACTTCTGGTGGAAAGGCATGGAAATTTGTGCAATGTTTGCCTTGGTTACATTTTGGTTGTGTTCAGTTTCCCACTCCCTTCCAGACCTAGCCCCAGCCTTTCTTCAGCGGAACGAACACTGACACGTCAAGAGGCTGCATGAAATGTGTGGTGTTTGAAGGGAGCCTAGTCATTGAAATCATTGCCGAGATATTTGTTAggagcttttttttgtttttatgtaatatatctttTCTCACTCTTACCTACAGCTTTAGCCAGagggaaattttttggcaatCACAGAATTTATCCTCTTGTAGGGATATGTGATCATGGCTGGTGGAATAGTACTCTCTGCATGAATGCAACTGAACGCTGTTATGctggtctcgttttctctccttagTGATGGTACTTTTCCAACTGATGGTGATGGACAAAATCCAGTTTCATCTATGTTGAAATTTTGAGTGGGTTCCTCCAGAGCATAGGTGGCATCAGTTTCCTTAAAACAGTTGAGAGAGGAGTAAAACCACTGTTTAATCACTCTAACACTGATGTCTTTTCTTGCTGATGTTATTGATACTGGTGTGTGGAAGGAGAGCATAGGATGTCTTTTTTTCCGAAGAGGGACCTCCATTTCTGTTACGGTTTTATCCCAGTAAATGAGGGTGGAAACTTTCTTGCACTTCCTTGCTTATCTTCATCTTGCAGAAGGGCCTTTGCAGCATTAAGTACATTTGCTTTTATAAATGGATCTGCCTGCTTAACTGATCTGGTAACATAATTCACAAGAACTATTTCTTCTGCATCAGATAGAAGAATTTTTAATCCAGGTTTTGAGCTCATCTCATGATACCCTGAGAGTTTGTAGCAGATTCAGGGATGTAGTTCTTTGCAGCTCCACTGATTGACAGTGAAAAGCTATAAAAAGTAAACTGAAACAAAAATGAGTATACAGTAAAACACTTAAAGGAAAAAAGTTAGTAGTAGTTTACACAAATATGAGGATATATAGATTTAGTTTTGACAGATCTATACTGAAATATCAaagatcatcatcaataatgtttTAATCAAtcattaatacatttttatgtCTTTAAAGACTTCTTACAAGACATTTTCTAAATAGGGACATCTCTTCTGTGTAGCTTTCTCtggcttcttgatttttttcagtGACATTGTACCCCAAAGTTATAAATTTAATCTACTAGAATATCTGGTATAATCATAGTTTTACATTACGCAAAATGTTGTCCAATATGTATGCAGTGCGTTATACTAAGATGGATGTGGGTCAGATGTGGGTCATACCCTAACTGGACACGCATCATATCTGATATGGATGCATGTACATAGTTTTATGCACTGTGTCATTGCTCTCTAAGgtgacatttttattttacatgttaCTGTCTCTCAAATAGAGGAAAAAAGTAGGTTCTTGGTTATTATCATGGGTTACTTTTAGGTTATATGAAAAAGTGCAAGTGAAACcccattatttatttacttagttaATCTCCCATCTGTCCTGAATCTTTCCTTTGTTACTTGACTAATAAGCTTATCCTCTGCCCTCGAAATTCTCATCCCCATCAATacatattgatattttcattcattGACACATGTCTGTATAAGaaacaaccatacatatatagNNNNNNNNNNNNNNNNNNNNNNNNNACATTAGAATCAGCACTTACCACAGACCCTATCCAATTCCAGGTCTACACAGAACACACGGACAACACAGGCCACAACTTTGGGCCCGATTCCGAAGAGGTCCTCCAGGCAGTGCGAGATCTGGATGATGTCTTGAGAATGCTGATGgaggagattgagaagagagggaTGACCGACCATGGTACNNNNNNNNNNNNNNNNNNNNNNNNNNNNNNNNNNNNNNNNNNNNNNNNNNNNNNNNNNNNNNNNNNNNNNNNNNNNNNNNNNNNNNNNNNNNNNNNNNNNNNNNNNNNNNNNNNNNNNNNNNNNNNNNNNNNNNNNNNNNNNNNNNNNNNNNNNNNNNNNNNNNNcacgtcattattatcattattatgggaatggtggtaatgctgatgataagAATGNNNNNNNNNNNNNNNNNNNNNNNNNNNNNNNNNNNNNNNNNNNNNNNNNNNNNNNNNNNNNNNNNNNNNNNNNNNNNNNNNNNNNNNNNNNNNNNNNNNNNNNNNNNNNNNNNNNNNNNNNNNNNNNNNNNNNNNNNNNNNNNNTCATTTATCATATAACCATTGTTCCCTCTGTTGGTATTGNNNNNNNNNNNNNNNNNNNNNNNNNNNNNNNNNNNNNNNNNNNNNNNNNNNNNNNNNNNNNNNNNNNNNNNNNNNNNNNNNNNNNNNNNNNNNNNNNNNNNNNNNNNNNNNNNNNNNNATGATGCTAAAATGTAGCCCCAAATAGAACAAAAAATTACCTGGGAGCTTATAGTNNNNNNNNNNNNNNNNNNNNNNNNTTGGTTGTTCAGCTTCATTTACTTGAATATGTACATAANNNNNNNNNNNNNNNNNNNNNNNNNNNNNNNNNNNNNNNCTGATGCGTTTTCTTACCATTAATTTCCAATTacattttcttcataattttctactctctctttcgcttttatttttctgCCTTTTCCATTTGCATCTTCTcgtttacatatttcttttctttcttcataacCTTGGTGCTACATATGNNNNNNNNNNNNNNNNNNNNNNNNNNNNNNNNNNNNNNNNNNNNNNNNNNNNNNNNNNNNNNNNNNNNNNNNNNNNNNNNNNNNNNNNNNNNNNNNNNNNNNNNNNNNNNNNNNNNNNNNNNNNNNNNNNNNNNNNNNNNNNNNNNNNNNNNNNNNNNNNNNNNNNNNNNNNNNNNNNNNNNCTTCTCATCATCCCACTCCTTTTTCATCGCTATCTACACCAGAAGAAAATAGATTGAAATATGAGACAGATTTATGAAAACCCCCATCCTNNNNNNNNNNNNNNNNNNNNNNCCCCATTACCATTAGTGtcactgtcactatcatcatgtacatcatcttccctctccttttttatcaccatctccaccagaagaaaataaagtgaaatgcAAGACAGATTTACGAAaaccccccatccttctctccaccACAGTGAACATTGTGATAGTAAGTGACCACGGCATGACAGACACGGCCCCTGGCAACATCAGACGCCATGAGATCGACGACTATCTCGACGCAAACCTCGTGGAGAACATTGCCGACAAAGGGGCTCTCATGAACATCAAGCTACCTCAACAGAATGTGGAGAAGGTAGGCAGCANNNNNNNNNNNNNNNNNNNNNNNNNNNNNNNNNNNNNNNNNNNNNNNNNNNNNNNNNNNNNNNNNNNACCATTTTGTAGGAAGTCATATTGGGACCTTTGTCTTGTAAACTGCTTGTGATTTATGATGAAGTCTTTGTTGAGNNNNNNNNNNNNNNNNNNNNNNNNNNNNNNNNNNNNNNNNNNNNNNNNNNNNNNNNNNNNNNNNNNNNNNNNNNNNNNNNNNNNNNNNNNNNNNNNNNNNNNNNNNNNNNNNNNNNNNNNNNNNNNNNNNNNNNNNNNNNNNNNNNNNNNNNNNNNNNNNNNNNNNNNNNNNNNNNNNNNNNNNNNNNNNNNNNNNNNNNNNNNNNNNNNNNNNNNNNNNNNNNNNNNNNNNNNNNNNNNNNNNNNNNNNNNNNNNNNNNNNNNNNNNNNNNNNNNNNNNNNNNNNNNNNNNNNNNNNNNNNNNNNNNNNNNNNNNNNNNNNNNNNNNNNNNNNNNNNNNNNNNNNNNNNNNNNNNNNNNNNNNNNNNNNNNNNNNNNNNNNNNNNNNNNNNNNNNNNNNNNNNNNNNNNNNNNNNNNNNNNNNNNNNNNNNNNNNNNNNNNNNNNNNNNNNNNNNNNNNNNNNNNNNNNNNNNNNNNNNNNNNNNNNNNNNNNNNNNNNNNNNNNNNNNNNNNNNNNNNNNNNNNNNNNNNNNNNNNNNNNNNNNNNNNNNNNNNNNNNNNNNNNNNNNNNNNNNNNNNNNNNNNNNNNNNNNNNNNNNNNNNNNNNNNNNNNNNNNNNNNNNNNNNNNNNNNNNNNNNNNNNNNNNNNNNNNNNNNNNNNNNNNNNNNNNNNNNNNNNNNNNNNNNNNNNNNNNNNNNNNNNNNNNNNNNNNNNNNNNNNNNNNNNNNNNNNNNNNNNNNNNNNNNNNNNNNNNNNNNNNNNNNNNNNNNNNNNNNNNNNNNNNNNNNNNNNNNNNNNNNNNNNNNNNNNNNNNNNNNNNNNNNNNNNNNNNNNNNNNNNNNNNNNNNNNNNNNNNNNNNNNNNNNNNNNNNNNNNNNNNNNNNNNNNNNNNNNNNNNNNNNNNNNNNNNNNNNNNNNNNNNNNNNNNNNNNNNNNNNNNNNNNNNNNNNNNNNNNNNNNNNNNNNNNNNNNNNNNNNNNNNNNNNNNNNNNNNNNNNNNNNNNNNNNNNNNNNNNNNNNNNNNNNNNNNNNNNNNNNNNNNNNNNNNNNNNNNNNNNNNNNNNNNNNNNNNNNNNNNNNNNNNNNNNNNNNNNNNNNNNNNNNNNNNNNNNNNNNNNNNNNNNNNNNNNNNNNNNNNNNNNNNNNNNNNNNNNNNNNNNNNNNNNNNNNNNNNNNNNNNNNNNNNNNNNNNNNNNNNNNNNNNNNNNNNNNNNNNNNNNNNNNNNNNNNNNNNNNNNNNNNNNNNNNNNNNNNNNNNNNNNNNNNNNNNNNNNNNNNNNNNNNNNNNNNNNNNNNNNNNNNNNNNNNNNNNNNNNNNNNNNNNNNNNNNNNNNNNNNNNNNNNNNNNNNNNNNNNNNNNNNNNNNNNNNNNNNNNNNNNNNNNNNNNNNNNNNNNNNNNNNNNNNNNNNNNNNNNNNNNNNNNNNNNNNNNNNNNNNNNNNNNNNNNNNNNNNNNNNNNNNNNNNNNNNNNNNNNNNNNNNNNNNNNNNNNNNNNNNNNNNNNNNNNNNNNNNNNNNNNNNNNNNNNNNNNNNNNNNNNNNNNNNNNNNNNNNNNNNNNNNNNNNNNNNNNNNNNNNNNNNNNNNNNNNNNNNNNNNNNNNNNNNNNNNNNNNNNNNNNNNNNNNNNNNNNNNNNNNNNNNNNNNNNNNNNNNNNNNNNNNNNNNNNNNNNNNNNNNNNNNNNNNNNNNNNNNNNNNNNNNNNNNNNNNNNNNNNNNNNNNNNNNNNNNNNNNNNNNNNNNNNNNNNNNNNNNNNNNNNNNNNNNNNNNNNNNNNNNNNNNNNNNNNNNNNNNNNNNNNNNNNNNNNNNNNNNNNNNNNNNNNNNNNNNNNNNNNNNNNNNNNNNNNNNNNNNNNNNNNNNNNNNNNNNNNNNNNNNNNNNNNNNNNNNNNNNNNNNNNNNNNNNNNNNNNNNNNNNNNNNNNNNNNNNNNNNNNNNNNNNNNNNNNNNNNNNNNNNNNNNNNNNNNNNNNNNNNNNNNNNNNNNNNNNNNNNNNNNNNNNNNNNNNNNNNNNNNNNNNNNNNNNNNNNNNNNNNNNNNNNNNNNNNNNNNNNNNNNNNNNNNNNNNNNNNNNNNNNNNNNNNNNNNNNNNNNNNNNNNNNNNNNNNNNNNNNNNNNNNNNNNNNNNNNNNNNNNNNNNNNNNNNNNNNNNNNNNNNNNNNNNNNNNNNNNNNNNNNNNNNNNNNNNNNNNNNNNNNNNNNNNNNNNNNNNNNNNNNNNNNNNNNNNNNNNNNNNNNNNNNNNNNNNNNNNNNNNNNNNNNNNNNNNNNNNNNNNNNNNNNNNNNNNNNNNNNNNNNNNNNNNNNNNNNNNNNNNNNNNNNNNNNNNNNNNNNNNNNNNNNNNNNNNNNNNNNNNNNNNNNNNNNNNNNNNNNNNNNNNNNNNNNNNNNNNNNNNNNNNNNNNNNNNNNNNNNNNNNNNNNNNNNNNNNNNNNNNNNNNNNNNNNNNNNNNNNNNNNNNNNNNNNNNNNNNNNNNNNNNNNNNNNNNNNNNNNNNNNNNNNNNNNNNNNNNNNNNNNNNNNNNNNNNNNNNNNNNNNNNNNNNNNNNNNNNNNNNNNNNNNNNNNNNNNNNNNNNNNNNNNNNNNNNNNNNNNNNNNNNNNNNNNNNNNNNNNNNNNNNNNNNNNNNNNNNNNNNNNNNNNNNNNNNNNNNNNNNNNNNNNNNNNNNNNNNNNNNNNNNNNNNNNNNNNNNNNNNNNNNNNNNNNNNNNNNNNNNNNNNNNNNNNNNNNNNNNNNNNNNNNNNNNNNNNNNNNNNNNNNNNNNNNNNNNNNNNNNNNNNNNNNNNNNNNNNNNNNNNNNNNNNNNNNNNNNNNNNNNNNNNNNNNNNNNNNNNNNNNNNNNNNNNNNNNNNNNNNNNNNNNNNNNNNNNNNNNNNNNNNNNNNNNNNNNNNNNNNNNNNNNNNNNNNNNNNNNNGTTATATAGTTCATGTTCAGTGAAGGTTAAGACCTCATGGTAATAATCCATTTATTACTTGGTTATTCATGCATCGAGAGAGGCTTAATGGTTATGATCCTAACCTTTACGAGGTGTTCATGACAGGCAGGATGATGGGATGGCATAGAAAATAGAGATTCATTAGTGTACATTACTTATTCTTGACAGGTGTATGATAGCCTGAAGAAGATGACtggagtgaatatatataagcataatgaCATTCCGGAGAAATATCAttacaagaataataaatatgtcCATGAGATTGTTGTAACGGCTGAAAAAGGTGAgtaaaattgaaaactgtttgaAATGTAAATCATGTAAGTATATAGTACAGTTGACTGAACTGATAAGCATTATGCTACTAATGTTGAAATGTCGTTGTTGCCCAGGAAACTTTGTGTTGGCATCCAAGTCCGACAAGCAGTTACCTGCCCGTTCTGACTATGTGTACTATGGTGCTCACGGCTATGACCCAGACATACAGGACATGAAGGGAATCTTCTTTGCTAAGGGTCCAGGTGAGCAAAGAAACgtgctgttttgttttgtgtactgACCAAGAAACATGTTGattcagttggaaaatcacactTTCATGAATTCTCTGTGAGATAATAATGTTTGTAGAGTCTTTAGTCTAAGTGGGGGATTTCATTGCTGGATCTATATTGGAGAGATGTAATATCcgcttgtgtggtgtgtataactCTTTGGGGAAATCACTTGTAATTGTGTTTGTTCTCTCAGCCTTCCAGAAGGGTAAAGTCATCGAACCCATCCACGTTGTTGATGTGTACCAGGTGCTGACTCATGTGCTCGGCCTGACCCCACAGCCCCACAATGGCACTTGGAGTCACGTTCAAGATGCCTTCGTTCAGAGCATGCCGGCATCACACGACGGCCNNNNNNNNNNNNNNNNNNNNNNNNNNNNNNNNNNNNNNNNNNNNNNNNNNNNNNNNNNNNNNNNNNNNNNNNNNNNNNNNNNNNNNNNNNNNNNNNNNNNNNNNNNNNNNNNNNNNNNNNNNNNNNNNNNNNNNNNNNNNNNNNNNNNNNNNNNNNNNNNNNNNNNNNNNNNNNNNNNNNNNNNNNNNNNGAGTCAGCAGCAGTCGGCCAATGCAGCACCCAGTTTGCAAATGGCTTCCTTAAGTGGTATTTTGGCCGCAGTTGTGCTGCATTTCAGATTTTAAAGTCGAATCTAGTGGAagagtatgtgtatttttttttattctttagacTTTCCTTAATTCTATAGTTTGTGACATTGACAGAACTACAGTTTCTAAAACTTGATAACAACTAAGGACATTTTTGTCTTGATTTACATGTTAAAAAGATTAACTGATGAttgatttaaaaaaggttttcattATCCCAAAGATcagaaaactttaaaaacattCTTTACAGGGTAGTTCATTAAAAGGAATGATATGGTTATGTATAGTACAAGgatatgaaatttattataatttagacatgtttaaatggaataaaaacattgaatgtatgttttttttttttttttgtcagaatacCTGTAGTGTAGTCGGTGTTAAATGGTAAAAGGAAATTTTGgcatttaataaaagaaaagtgaTGGTTCAGAGTGAGAATCTATTTATATAAACGGTCTTCTTTTTATGgatctatttttattaaaaaaaaatatataataaaaattccctttccaCCAAAAAAGGCCATTTGAAAATCAAACACTGTAATGTAATATgatacgaaaattttaaaaatcaatgtgTTTCATTTTTAGATCTATATAAAGACTTGGATTTAAAACCTCAGTggatttcaaaacatttttttttccttcatttttttccccctgttttttaacATATTGGGTAATATACTCGACGCATTAGACATAAGAAACATTATTTTGTTTTCGGATTTAGTGGTTTTGAATTTatgttaatcccccccccccNNNNNNNNNNNNNNNNNNNNNNNNNNNNNNNNNNNNNNNNNNNNNNNNNNNNNNNNNNNNNNNNNNNNNNNNNNNNNNNNNNNNNNNNTTAGACATGTAATATTAGAATCAGGAACTGAAAATGTCAAATGATTGGTAAgcaaattatagtaataatgttttATCATAATACCTGGATAAATCAacattttatcaattatatactAAAACGTGCattttatcagtatatatactaAAAGAAAATTCACTTTTTAGAAGTAATCGAAGTCAGTGTCATCTCTGATTAAAACCCACTCTCATTAAgcaatcattaattattttatgatttcagTAGACTCCATCCTCATACTATTGCCGTAAAAAGAACTCGAAATTTTAGTTGAGTTTTCTCTCATTTGTTTAaccaataaaaaatgggaaattcgGAATTTTATTTAAGTTTCCCCTCAAAAATTTACCTTTATAAAAATTAACGAAAGAATGTAAAACaatgtatatactttattatattggttaaaaaacaaacaaacaatgcagTACATTCTACATTGTTAAATCTAAGGAGTAATCAAGatcattttaatagtatataatgaaaaagttgggaggttttattaataatgaaattgatactGTGATGAAAAGGAAAANNNNNNNNNNNNNNNNNNNNNNNNNNNNNNNNNNNNNNNNNNNNNNNNNNNNNNNNNNNNNNNNNNNNNNNNNNNNNNNNNNNNNNNNNNNNNNNNNNNNNNNNNNNNNNNNNNNNNNNNNNNNNNNNNNNNNNNNNNNNNNNNNNNNNNNNNNNNNNNNNNNNNNNNNNNNNNNNNNNNNNNNNNNNNNNNNNNNNNNNNNNNNNNNNNNNNNNNNNNNNNNNNNNNNNNNNNNNNNNNNNNNNNNNNNNNNNNNNNNNNNNNNNNNNNNNNNNNNNNNNNNNNNNNNNNNNNNNNNNNNNNNNNNNNNNNNNNNNNNNNNNNNNNNNNNNNNNNNNNNNNNNNNNNNNNNNNNNNNNNNNNNNNNNNNNNNNNNNNNNNNNNNNNNNNNNNNNNNNNNNNNNNNNNNNNNNNNNNNNNNNNNNNNNNNNNNNNNNNNNNNNNNNNNNNNNNNNNNNNNNNNNNNNNNNNNNNNNNNNNNNNNNNNNNNNNNNNNNNNNNNNNNNNNNNNNNNNNNNNNNNNNNNNNNNNNNNNNNNNNNNNNNNNNNNNNNNNNNNNNNNNNNNNNNNNNNNNNNNNNNNNNNNNNNNNNNNNNNNNNNNNNNNNNNNNNNNNNNNNNNNNNNNNNNNNNNNNNNNNNNNNNNNNNNNNNNNNNNNNNNNNNNNNNNNNNNNNNNNNNNNNNNNNNNNNNNNNNNNNNNNNNNNNNNNNNNNNNNNNNNNNNNNNNNNNNNNNNNNNNNNNNNNNNNNNNNNNNNNNNNNNNNNNNNNNNNNNNNNNNNNNNNNNNNNNNNNNNNNNNNNNNNNNNNNNNNNNNNNNNNNNNNNNNNNNNNNNNNNNNNNNNNNNNNNNNNNNNNNNNNNNNNNNNNNNNNNNNNNNNNNNNNNNNNNNNNNNNNNNNNNNNNNNNNNNNNNNNNNNNNNNNNNNNNNNNNNNNNNNNNNNNNNNNNNNNNNNNNNNNNNNNNNNNNNNNNNNNNNNNNNNNNNNNNNNNNNNNNNNNNNNNNNNNNNNNNNNNNNNNNNNNNNNNNNNNNNNNNNNNNNNNNNNNNNNNNNNNNNNNNNNNNNNNNNNNNNNNNNNNNNNNNNNNNNNNNNNNNNNNNNNNNNNNNNNNNNNNNNNNNNNNNNNNNNNNNNNNNNNNNNNNNNNNNNNNNNNNNNNNNNNNNNNNNNNNNNNNNNNNNNNNNNNNNNNNNNNNNNNNNNNNNNNNNNNNNNNNNNNNNNNNNNNNNNNNNNNNNNNNNNNNNNNNNNNNNNNNNNNNNNNNNNNNNNNNNNNNNNNNNNNNNNNNNNNNNNNNNNNNNNNNNNNNNNNNNNNNNNNNNNNNNNNNNNNNNNNNNNNNNNNNNNNNNNNNNNNNNNNNNNNNNNNNNNNNNNNNNNNNNNNNNNNNNNNNNNNNNNNNNNNNNNNNNNNNNNNNNNNNNNNNNNNNNNNNNNNNNNNNNNNNNNNNNNNNNNNNNNNNNNNNNNNNNNNNNNNNNNNNNNNNNNNNNNNNNNNNNNNNNNNNNNNNNNNNNNNNNNNNNNNNNNNNNNNNNNNNNNNNNNNNNNNNNNNNNNNNNNNNNNNNNNNNNNNNNNNNNNNNNNNNNNNNNNNNAATGAAAATGGGAAACACGAATTTTTTGTTGAGTTTAACCTTATGAAAATTAACGAAAGAATGTGAAACaatgtatatactttattatattggttaaaaaaaaacaaataatacagtACATTCTACATTGTTAAATCTAAGGAGTAATCAAGATTTTAATAGTACATAATGAAAAAGTTGGGaggttttattaataataaaattgacactgtgatgaaaaggaaaaagtgatgtTTTAATACAGTATAagtgattatgtaatatatataNNNNNNNNNNNNNNNNNNNNNNNNNNNNNNNNNNNNNNNNNNNNNNNNNNNNNNNNNNNNNNNNNNNNNNNNNNNNNNNNNNNNNNNNNNNNNNNNNNNNNNNNNNNNNNNNNNNNNNNNNNNNNNNNNNNNNNNNNNNNNNNNNNNNNNNNNNNNNNNNNNNNNNNNNNNNNNNNNNNNNNNNNNNNNNNNNNNNNNNNNNNNNNNNNNNNNNNNNNNNNNNNNNNNNNNNNNNNNNNNNNNNNNNNNNNNNNNNNNNNNNNNNNNNNNNNNNNNNNNNNNNNNNNNNNNNNNNNNNNNNNNNNNNNNNNNNNNNNNNNNNNNNNNNNNNNNNNNNNNNNNNNNNNNNNNNNNNNNNNNNNNNNNNNNNNNNNNNNNNNNNNNNNNNNNNNNNNNNNNNNNNNNNNNNNNNNNNNNNNNNNNNNNNNNNNNNNNNNNNNNNNNNNNNNNNNNNNNNNNNNNNNNNNNNNNNNNNNNNNNNNNNNNNNNNNNNNNNNNNNNNNNNNNNNNNNNNNNNNNNNNNNNNNNNNNNNNNNNNNNNNNN
This genomic interval from Penaeus monodon isolate SGIC_2016 chromosome 22, NSTDA_Pmon_1, whole genome shotgun sequence contains the following:
- the LOC119587058 gene encoding LOW QUALITY PROTEIN: glycerophosphocholine cholinephosphodiesterase ENPP6-like (The sequence of the model RefSeq protein was modified relative to this genomic sequence to represent the inferred CDS: inserted 2 bases in 1 codon; added 190 bases not found in genome assembly); translated protein: MKHRASTLLALTWAAMWGLVLATPVNHNHGQAANPPGSKLLYIMMDGFRWDYVDLQSPNVLPGFTKFLKEGVRARWTHPLFPSLSYPTWTSLVTGQYAETHGVVGNYFYDGDTKEEFSLFDANSTGKEKWWTSEPIWTTAERSGLRTAQFLCSVTSVMASXTQFCERFEKIPGKEIFERNIKRALQKFDEGFQFVQVYTEHTDNTGHNFGPDSEEVLQAVRDLDDVLRMLMEEIEKRGMTDHVNIVIVSDHGMTDTAPGNIRRHEIDDYLDANLVENIADKGALMNIKLPQQNVEKVYDSLKKMTGVNIYKHNDIPEKYHYKNNKYVHEIVVTAEKGNFVLASKSDKQLPARSDYVYYGAHGYDPDIQDMKGIFFAKGPAFQKGKVIEPIHVVDVYQVLTHVLGLTPQPHNGTWSHVQDAFVQSMPASHDGHDHMNDGAHDHDHAQMGAHDHDDMGAHNHDGMSDHDHDHDDHDHDHMSNDDDMNSHPDVYKHDKSQQQSANAAPSLQMASLSGILAAVVLHFRF